Proteins encoded together in one Nitrospirota bacterium window:
- the rpoB gene encoding DNA-directed RNA polymerase subunit beta: MSETTLQEFVERKDYSRIHSSIEIPDLIEIQKRSYEEFLQREVEPERRKDHGLQAALASVFPIPDYNNTAVLEFTSYTLGAPKYDERECLEQGMTYAVPLKLRVRLVVFDKEDKGTKKKVLDVREQEVYVGELPLMTERGTFIVNGTERVVVSQLHRSPGASFTHDKGRTHSSGKVLYSARIIPYRGSWLDFEFDARDILYVRIDRRRKMPTTILLKAFGFSSDDLLKMYYPVEEIRVVKGKMLRKLDPEIHHGLRCSAEVLEKGSKEPLVKEGAKLTKGLIAKLKAAGVKEIPLAPSELIGRAVLTELVDSKKNVIAERNQRLTAEIVEALLDSDIEEFKAIYFDTVTSTPVILDTLEMDKTTSKEEAMVEIYRRLRPGETPSVDTARALFDNLFSNSKRYDLSPVGRLKLNKKLGLDLPLEQRTLTAQDMVEVIRYLVNLKLGKGEIDDIDHLGNRRVRSVGELLENQFRLGLVRMERSIKERMNLLDMETVLPHDLINAKPVVAAVKEFFSSSQLSQFMDQTNPLAEITHKRRLSALGPGGLTRERAGFEVRDVHPSHYSRICPIETPEGPNIGLITSLATYARINKFGFIEAPYRKVVKGRVTDEIEFLSAIEGDKYIIAQANSPIDASGRLLSETISARSAGDFVTATSDKIEYMDVSPKQVVSVATALVPFLEHDDANRALMGSNMQRQAVPLLVSESPLVGTGMEAVVARDSGYVVQAKRAGVVESVDATRVVVRADSKENRKRNDAGLDVYDLIKFQRSNQNTTITQTPVVRLGQPVKVGQVLADGPAIDHGELALGKNILVAFMPWGGYNFEDAILLSEKLVREDAFTSIHIEEFEVEARDTKLGKEDITRDIPNVGEEALRDLDESGIIRIGAEVKPGNILVGKVTPKGETQLTPEEKLLRAIFGEKAGDVKDTSLTVPPGVEGIVVDVKIFSRKGLDKDERSKSIESEDAMKLQRDHHEELRIIDEEKTKKIRKLLLGKVVGRDLMDPESGDVILKKKGKLTAEILKRLPDETVRYIILSDPDEQKELEDVERRAKEQIEILQTLYDEKVGRLKRGDELPPGVIKLVKVYVSMKRKIQVGDKMAGRHGNKGVVSRVLPEEDMPCLPDGTPVEIVLNPLGVPSRMNVGQILETHLGWAAKALGIKVASPVFDGASEAEIKDLLKKAGLPPSGQTMLMDGRTGEMFGSPVTVGYMYVLKLHHLVDDKIHARSIGPYSLVTQQPLGGKAQFGGQRLGEMEVWALQAYGAASTLQEFLTVKSDDVPGRSRMYEAIVKGEPFLEPGLPESFNVLVKELQSLGLDVELVKSQD, translated from the coding sequence ATGTCCGAAACGACTCTGCAAGAGTTCGTCGAGCGGAAAGACTACTCTCGCATTCATAGCAGCATTGAAATTCCGGATCTGATTGAGATCCAGAAGCGCTCCTATGAGGAATTCCTTCAGCGGGAGGTCGAGCCAGAACGCCGCAAGGATCATGGGCTCCAGGCGGCCCTGGCGAGTGTTTTTCCGATTCCGGATTATAACAATACGGCCGTATTGGAGTTTACGAGTTATACGCTCGGCGCTCCGAAGTACGATGAGCGGGAATGCCTTGAGCAGGGAATGACCTATGCCGTTCCGCTGAAACTTCGAGTGCGCCTGGTCGTATTCGATAAGGAAGACAAGGGCACCAAGAAGAAAGTGCTCGATGTCCGCGAGCAGGAAGTCTACGTCGGCGAATTGCCGCTGATGACCGAGCGCGGAACCTTTATCGTTAACGGCACGGAGCGTGTCGTGGTGAGCCAGCTGCATCGCTCGCCTGGCGCCTCCTTCACGCACGATAAGGGCCGGACCCACTCAAGCGGCAAAGTGTTGTATTCCGCTAGGATCATTCCCTACCGCGGTTCGTGGCTCGATTTCGAGTTCGACGCCCGCGACATCCTCTATGTGCGTATTGACCGTCGACGGAAAATGCCGACCACCATTCTGTTGAAGGCCTTCGGCTTTTCGAGCGACGATCTGCTCAAGATGTATTACCCGGTCGAAGAGATCCGGGTCGTCAAGGGCAAGATGCTTCGTAAGCTCGATCCTGAAATCCATCATGGTTTGCGTTGTTCAGCGGAAGTGCTTGAGAAGGGCAGCAAGGAGCCGTTGGTCAAGGAAGGCGCCAAGCTCACGAAGGGACTCATTGCGAAGCTCAAGGCAGCCGGAGTGAAAGAGATTCCGCTTGCGCCGAGCGAGTTAATTGGCCGTGCGGTCCTGACCGAGCTGGTCGACTCCAAGAAGAACGTGATCGCTGAGCGAAATCAGCGGCTGACGGCAGAAATTGTTGAAGCGTTGCTCGACAGCGACATCGAAGAGTTCAAGGCGATCTATTTCGATACCGTCACGTCGACGCCGGTGATCCTGGACACGTTGGAGATGGATAAGACCACCTCGAAAGAGGAAGCGATGGTCGAGATCTACCGGCGGTTGCGGCCGGGAGAAACGCCTTCAGTCGACACGGCGCGAGCGCTCTTTGATAATCTGTTTTCGAACTCCAAACGGTACGACCTCTCGCCGGTTGGGCGTCTCAAGTTGAATAAAAAGCTGGGTCTCGATCTGCCGTTGGAGCAACGGACGTTGACCGCGCAGGACATGGTCGAGGTTATCCGGTATCTTGTGAATTTAAAGCTGGGCAAGGGCGAAATCGACGACATCGACCACTTGGGCAATCGTCGCGTTCGTTCGGTCGGAGAGTTGCTGGAGAACCAGTTCCGGCTCGGGCTGGTCCGTATGGAGCGCAGTATCAAGGAGCGGATGAACCTCCTCGATATGGAAACGGTGCTGCCGCATGATTTGATCAATGCGAAGCCTGTTGTCGCCGCGGTCAAAGAGTTCTTCAGCAGCAGTCAGTTGTCCCAGTTCATGGACCAAACGAATCCGCTCGCGGAAATTACACACAAGCGGCGGCTGTCCGCGCTCGGTCCCGGCGGTTTGACCAGGGAACGGGCGGGCTTCGAAGTTCGCGACGTCCATCCTTCGCACTATAGCCGTATTTGTCCGATCGAAACGCCGGAAGGTCCGAACATCGGATTGATCACGTCGCTGGCGACCTATGCCCGCATCAATAAATTCGGATTTATTGAGGCGCCCTATCGCAAAGTGGTGAAGGGGAGAGTGACGGACGAGATCGAGTTTCTTTCCGCGATCGAAGGGGACAAGTACATCATCGCTCAGGCGAACTCGCCGATCGATGCATCCGGCCGCTTGCTGTCCGAAACCATTTCTGCGCGCTCTGCCGGAGACTTTGTGACTGCCACATCCGACAAAATCGAATATATGGATGTGTCGCCGAAGCAGGTGGTGAGCGTGGCGACGGCATTGGTGCCCTTCTTGGAGCATGACGACGCCAACCGTGCCTTGATGGGATCGAACATGCAGCGTCAAGCTGTGCCGTTGCTGGTGTCCGAATCCCCGTTAGTCGGGACGGGTATGGAAGCGGTCGTTGCGCGTGATTCTGGTTATGTGGTGCAGGCCAAGCGGGCCGGTGTGGTGGAAAGTGTAGATGCCACGAGGGTCGTGGTACGTGCCGACTCCAAAGAAAATCGGAAGCGGAACGATGCCGGCTTAGACGTGTACGACTTGATCAAGTTTCAGCGATCGAATCAGAATACGACGATCACGCAGACGCCTGTGGTTCGGCTCGGGCAGCCGGTGAAGGTTGGGCAGGTCTTGGCGGACGGTCCTGCCATTGATCACGGCGAATTGGCCCTAGGCAAAAACATTCTTGTCGCCTTCATGCCGTGGGGCGGATATAACTTCGAAGATGCCATTCTGCTGAGCGAAAAGCTCGTGCGGGAAGATGCGTTTACCTCGATTCACATTGAGGAGTTCGAGGTTGAGGCCCGCGACACCAAGCTCGGGAAGGAAGACATCACCCGCGATATTCCGAATGTCGGAGAAGAAGCGCTTCGCGATCTCGACGAAAGCGGCATCATTCGTATCGGGGCTGAAGTGAAGCCTGGCAATATTCTGGTCGGGAAGGTGACGCCAAAGGGCGAAACCCAGCTCACGCCGGAAGAGAAGCTGTTGCGGGCTATCTTCGGTGAAAAAGCCGGAGATGTGAAGGATACGTCGCTCACGGTGCCGCCGGGCGTCGAGGGTATCGTGGTCGATGTGAAAATCTTCTCGCGCAAGGGCCTCGATAAGGACGAACGATCCAAGAGTATCGAAAGCGAAGATGCGATGAAGCTTCAGCGTGACCATCACGAAGAGCTCCGTATCATCGATGAAGAAAAAACGAAGAAGATCCGAAAGCTCCTGCTTGGGAAAGTGGTCGGTCGTGACTTGATGGATCCTGAGAGCGGCGATGTCATTCTGAAGAAGAAGGGCAAGCTGACTGCAGAGATTCTCAAGCGGCTGCCGGACGAGACGGTCCGGTACATCATTCTGAGCGATCCGGATGAGCAAAAAGAGCTGGAAGATGTCGAACGACGGGCGAAGGAACAGATCGAGATTCTACAGACGCTGTATGACGAGAAGGTCGGACGCCTGAAGCGGGGTGATGAGTTGCCGCCTGGCGTGATCAAGCTCGTCAAGGTTTACGTCTCGATGAAGCGCAAGATTCAGGTCGGCGACAAGATGGCCGGACGGCACGGCAATAAAGGCGTAGTCTCTCGGGTCTTGCCCGAAGAGGATATGCCCTGTTTGCCGGACGGGACGCCGGTTGAAATTGTGCTCAATCCGCTCGGTGTGCCGTCACGTATGAACGTCGGTCAGATCCTCGAGACTCACCTGGGCTGGGCTGCCAAGGCGCTGGGAATCAAGGTGGCGAGTCCGGTGTTCGACGGAGCGTCAGAAGCAGAAATTAAGGATTTGCTCAAAAAAGCAGGTCTTCCGCCCAGCGGGCAAACGATGCTGATGGACGGTCGAACCGGTGAAATGTTCGGCAGTCCCGTGACGGTCGGCTACATGTATGTCTTGAAGTTGCACCACTTGGTGGACGACAAGATTCACGCCCGGTCGATCGGTCCTTATTCGCTCGTCACCCAGCAGCCGCTCGGTGGTAAGGCGCAATTCGGCGGCCAGCGGTTGGGAGAAATGGAAGTCTGGGCGTTGCAGGCTTACGGTGCCGCGTCCACGCTGCAAGAGTTCTTGACGGTGAAGTCTGACGACGTGCCGGGCCGATCGCGGATGTATGAAGCGATCGTGAAGGGTGAGCCATTCCTGGAGCCTGGATTGCCCGAGTCGTTTAACGTCTTAGTCAAAGAGTTGCAGAGTTTAGGGCTCGACGTCGAACTGGTTAAGTCGCAAGACTAA
- the rplA gene encoding 50S ribosomal protein L1 produces MGKKMRAAVEKLEPRAYALREAVEAVKRSSFAKFDESVDLALRLGVDPKRADQMVRGTTSLPHGTGKKVRVLVFAKGEKEQEARQAGADFVGSDELMEKVKGGWLEFDCAISTPDLMAAVGKLGKVLGPRGLMPNPKTGTVTFDVGKAVSEIRKGRVEYKVEKAGIVQVPVGKVSFKPEQLHENASAVLEAVIKAKPASCKGRYLMSATLSSTMGPGVQLDAMALAKEWS; encoded by the coding sequence ATGGGAAAGAAGATGAGGGCGGCGGTAGAAAAGCTTGAGCCTCGGGCCTATGCCTTGCGGGAGGCAGTTGAGGCTGTGAAGCGGTCGTCTTTTGCCAAGTTCGATGAGTCCGTCGATCTGGCGCTCCGTCTCGGTGTCGATCCGAAGCGGGCCGACCAGATGGTCCGTGGGACGACCTCGCTGCCGCATGGCACGGGGAAAAAAGTTCGCGTGTTGGTATTCGCCAAAGGAGAGAAGGAGCAGGAGGCGCGGCAGGCTGGCGCTGATTTCGTCGGCTCCGATGAACTGATGGAGAAGGTGAAGGGTGGATGGCTGGAGTTTGATTGCGCCATCTCCACTCCGGATCTGATGGCGGCGGTCGGAAAGCTCGGAAAGGTGTTGGGTCCTCGCGGGCTCATGCCGAATCCGAAAACCGGAACCGTTACGTTCGATGTCGGGAAAGCGGTATCTGAAATCCGAAAAGGCCGTGTCGAGTACAAAGTCGAAAAAGCTGGGATTGTTCAGGTGCCTGTCGGGAAGGTCTCGTTTAAGCCTGAGCAGTTGCATGAAAATGCCTCGGCGGTTCTTGAGGCGGTGATTAAGGCGAAGCCTGCCTCGTGTAAGGGGCGCTATCTGATGAGCGCGACCCTTTCGAGCACGATGGGGCCTGGCGTGCAGCTTGATGCGATGGCATTGGCCAAAGAATGGAGTTAG
- the rplL gene encoding 50S ribosomal protein L7/L12, with translation MSATTAKLSQEELIKAIETMSVLDLADLVKGLETRFGVTAAAPVAAAAPAGGGGAAAAAEEKTSFDVVLVSAPADKKIQVIKVVREITSLGLKEAKDLVEGAPKPVKTGVTKEECDTIKKKLEESGAKVEVK, from the coding sequence ATGTCAGCAACAACGGCGAAATTGTCACAGGAAGAGTTGATCAAGGCCATCGAGACGATGAGTGTGCTCGACTTGGCGGATCTCGTGAAGGGTTTAGAGACCCGCTTTGGCGTCACTGCCGCGGCTCCAGTCGCAGCGGCCGCTCCAGCCGGTGGCGGCGGTGCAGCCGCAGCGGCCGAAGAGAAGACGTCGTTCGATGTCGTCCTCGTCTCTGCTCCGGCCGACAAGAAGATTCAGGTCATCAAGGTCGTTCGCGAAATTACCAGCCTTGGATTGAAGGAAGCGAAGGATCTGGTCGAAGGCGCACCGAAGCCTGTGAAGACCGGTGTCACGAAGGAAGAGTGCGACACCATCAAGAAGAAGCTCGAAGAGAGCGGCGCCAAGGTCGAGGTCAAGTAG
- the rplK gene encoding 50S ribosomal protein L11, with translation MAKEVSAQIKLQIPAGKANPAPPVGPSLGQHGVNIMEFCKQFNAKTQKEGDSIIPVVITVYKDRSFTFVMKTPPASDLLKKAAGIIKGSGVPQKDKVGKITKVQLREIAQKKMTDLNAADLEGAIKIIEGTARSMGVVVQG, from the coding sequence ATGGCCAAAGAAGTATCGGCACAGATCAAATTGCAGATTCCGGCTGGGAAGGCGAACCCTGCTCCCCCGGTCGGACCGTCGCTGGGACAGCACGGCGTCAACATCATGGAGTTTTGCAAGCAGTTCAACGCAAAGACTCAAAAAGAGGGCGACAGTATCATTCCGGTGGTGATCACGGTTTATAAGGACCGGTCGTTTACCTTTGTGATGAAGACCCCGCCGGCGTCTGACCTTTTGAAGAAGGCGGCTGGAATCATTAAGGGATCTGGCGTTCCGCAGAAGGATAAGGTCGGCAAGATCACGAAGGTACAGCTGCGTGAGATTGCGCAAAAGAAAATGACGGATCTCAATGCCGCCGATCTCGAGGGCGCAATCAAGATCATTGAGGGAACGGCACGTAGTATGGGAGTGGTGGTTCAGGGGTAG
- the nusG gene encoding transcription termination/antitermination protein NusG — MAKNWYVIHTYAGFEGRVKTSLLERANQMGLVEKLGQVLVPTEDVIEIKDGKRRTSRRKFFPGYVIVELESPLIDETLQMIKETPKVTGFVGGGAQPTPLSSEEVDSLLKQVDAGASGPREQVKFIKTDNVRIIDGPFLGFNGVVDEVDHDHSRIKVLVSIFGRSTPVELGFLQVERI; from the coding sequence ATGGCAAAGAATTGGTACGTCATTCATACCTACGCGGGATTTGAGGGGCGGGTGAAAACCAGCTTGCTCGAACGGGCCAATCAAATGGGGTTGGTTGAGAAGCTGGGGCAGGTACTCGTGCCGACGGAAGATGTGATTGAGATCAAGGATGGCAAGCGTCGAACGTCCCGGCGAAAATTTTTCCCCGGGTACGTCATTGTCGAGCTGGAGTCCCCGCTGATCGATGAAACCTTGCAGATGATCAAGGAAACGCCGAAGGTCACTGGGTTCGTCGGCGGCGGTGCGCAGCCCACGCCCCTGTCGTCTGAAGAAGTGGATTCGTTGCTGAAGCAGGTTGATGCGGGCGCGTCAGGTCCCCGCGAGCAGGTCAAGTTTATCAAGACGGATAATGTGCGAATCATCGATGGTCCATTCCTCGGGTTTAACGGCGTGGTGGACGAGGTGGATCATGATCATAGCCGTATTAAAGTCTTGGTCAGTATTTTTGGGCGCTCCACTCCGGTGGAGCTCGGGTTCTTGCAAGTGGAGCGGATTTAA